From the Nodularia sp. NIES-3585 genome, one window contains:
- a CDS encoding GlsB/YeaQ/YmgE family stress response membrane protein — protein sequence MNIIAWIILGLIAGAIAKAIYPGRQGGGIIATMVLGIIGALIGGTIVTLLETGRLQLTAATLSIPGLIVAIIGAMVAIFLWGLLTDRTSH from the coding sequence ATGAACATAATTGCTTGGATAATTCTGGGTTTAATTGCCGGAGCTATTGCTAAAGCTATTTACCCTGGTCGTCAGGGTGGCGGAATTATTGCAACCATGGTTTTGGGTATTATCGGTGCGTTAATTGGAGGAACTATTGTAACTCTCTTAGAAACAGGAAGATTACAACTGACTGCGGCAACTCTCAGTATTCCTGGCTTAATTGTTGCGATCATTGGTGCAATGGTTGCCATCTTTTTATGGGGTTTGCTAACTGATCGTACCAGTCATTAG
- a CDS encoding CsbD family protein, with translation MSIEKRVEATAKNIEGKVQEAIGEVTGNPEDKTEGQAKQAESQVIHTIENIKDEVKKVID, from the coding sequence ATGAGTATCGAAAAAAGAGTTGAAGCCACTGCCAAAAATATTGAAGGCAAGGTACAAGAAGCAATTGGTGAAGTAACAGGCAACCCAGAAGATAAAACTGAAGGACAAGCTAAACAGGCTGAATCCCAAGTTATTCACACTATAGAAAATATCAAAGATGAAGTGAAAAAAGTTATAGACTAG
- a CDS encoding ChaB family protein: MPEVYQAERTISAVLKEQKQIDQVIRRLLDRGVPRDNISVMGKDFQSETRISGFITKKDVILGGLRTGAIFGSLFGSFLSLLTGVGVLFVPFVGPIVAAGPIGALLLGAASGAIAGSAGAGLVSALTAWGMPEDKAAVYQTRLQAGEFILMAEVPSDRVGEFQLLIEGSGGQEIHTTDKTLTHPSSGPCNSPEDLSPEVRCHLSEEAQRTFMDRYNAVLDHTNDEFTAEQAAWDAVHEQFDEDESGVWSKAKVNV, from the coding sequence GTGCCAGAAGTTTATCAAGCCGAACGTACTATATCAGCTGTATTGAAAGAACAAAAGCAAATTGACCAGGTGATTCGACGTTTACTAGACAGGGGTGTGCCTAGAGATAACATTTCAGTTATGGGTAAAGACTTCCAGTCAGAAACGCGAATTTCTGGTTTTATTACTAAGAAAGATGTGATTCTGGGAGGCTTGAGAACAGGAGCAATTTTTGGTTCGTTGTTTGGTTCGTTTCTCAGCTTGCTGACTGGTGTAGGCGTACTGTTCGTTCCCTTTGTTGGCCCCATCGTGGCAGCTGGCCCTATTGGTGCGTTGTTGCTAGGTGCTGCTAGTGGAGCGATCGCCGGAAGTGCTGGTGCTGGACTAGTATCGGCCTTAACGGCTTGGGGGATGCCTGAAGACAAAGCCGCCGTTTATCAGACACGCTTACAAGCTGGCGAGTTTATATTAATGGCAGAAGTACCAAGCGATCGCGTTGGAGAATTTCAATTGCTCATCGAAGGTAGCGGTGGCCAAGAAATTCACACAACTGATAAAACCTTGACTCACCCTTCTTCTGGTCCATGTAACAGTCCTGAAGATTTGTCTCCTGAAGTTCGCTGTCATCTTTCTGAAGAAGCTCAACGTACATTCATGGATCGCTACAATGCCGTTTTAGATCATACAAATGACGAGTTCACAGCTGAACAAGCGGCTTGGGATGCTGTTCATGAGCAGTTCGACGAAGACGAAAGTGGTGTTTGGTCAAAGGCTAAGGTGAATGTTTAG
- a CDS encoding Dps family protein has protein sequence MPTINIGLTEEQRQGVINLLNQDLSDSYVLIVKTKKYHWDVVGPQFRSLHELWEEQYEKLTANIDALAERIRALGGFPVGTMEGFLKIATLKEHSGDVPLATGMVAQLGENHEQVIRNLRDHVDQCSEQFHDEGTADFLTGLMEEHEEMAWMLRSFIEGQALEPSGVQPAAESKTPVGV, from the coding sequence ATGCCTACAATTAACATTGGTTTGACAGAAGAGCAGCGTCAGGGTGTAATCAATCTGTTGAATCAAGATTTATCAGATTCCTATGTTTTGATAGTAAAAACCAAAAAGTACCATTGGGATGTGGTAGGCCCTCAGTTCCGCAGTTTGCATGAACTTTGGGAAGAACAGTATGAGAAGCTGACGGCAAATATTGATGCTTTAGCAGAAAGAATTCGCGCTTTGGGCGGTTTCCCTGTGGGGACAATGGAGGGATTTCTCAAGATTGCTACTCTCAAAGAACATAGTGGTGATGTCCCCTTAGCCACAGGGATGGTAGCTCAACTGGGAGAAAATCACGAGCAGGTGATTCGTAATTTGAGAGATCATGTGGATCAGTGCAGTGAACAGTTTCATGATGAGGGAACTGCTGACTTTTTAACGGGACTGATGGAAGAGCATGAAGAGATGGCTTGGATGCTGCGCTCATTCATTGAAGGACAAGCTTTAGAACCTAGCGGTGTACAACCAGCAGCAGAAAGTAAAACCCCTGTGGGTGTGTAG
- a CDS encoding D-alanine--D-alanine ligase — MPLLRILHLVGSAYNDFYCDLSRLYAQDCLTATADQTRYDFQIAYITPDGQWRFPPGLSREDIALTKPISLVEAIQFLTAQNIDLVLPQMFCIPGMTYYRALFDLLKIPYVGNTADIMATTSHKARTKAIVAAAGVKVPRGELLRPGDVPTIKPPVVIKPVSSDNSLGVALVKEATDYDAALKKAFAYADEVIVETFIELGREVRCGIIVKDGELVGLPLEEYKLDPDEKPIRSYADKLKQTDDGNLSFSAKDNMKSWIVDPNDPITQRVQEMAKKCHQALGCRHYSLFDFRIDPEEQPWFLEAGLYCSFAPKSVISSMAKAVEIPLNELFMTLINETLSNKIK, encoded by the coding sequence ATGCCATTACTTCGTATCCTTCATTTAGTTGGGTCTGCATACAATGATTTTTACTGTGATTTGTCACGGCTTTACGCCCAAGACTGCCTAACAGCAACGGCAGACCAAACACGCTATGATTTTCAGATTGCATACATTACACCTGATGGCCAGTGGCGATTTCCTCCCGGACTGAGTAGAGAAGATATCGCTCTTACCAAACCAATTTCCCTGGTTGAGGCTATACAATTTCTCACAGCGCAAAACATCGACCTCGTATTACCACAAATGTTTTGTATTCCTGGAATGACTTACTACCGCGCCCTATTCGACCTACTCAAAATCCCCTACGTAGGCAACACTGCCGATATCATGGCCACAACGAGTCACAAAGCCAGAACCAAAGCAATTGTTGCCGCCGCCGGGGTAAAAGTGCCTCGTGGAGAACTGCTTCGCCCAGGAGATGTGCCGACCATTAAACCTCCAGTGGTCATCAAACCGGTAAGTTCTGACAACTCTTTAGGGGTAGCTTTAGTAAAGGAAGCAACTGACTATGACGCTGCTTTGAAAAAAGCATTTGCATATGCAGATGAGGTAATTGTCGAAACATTCATCGAACTCGGTCGTGAAGTCCGATGTGGCATCATTGTCAAAGACGGTGAGTTAGTGGGTTTACCCCTAGAAGAATATAAATTAGACCCTGACGAGAAACCTATCCGTAGCTATGCTGATAAACTCAAACAAACGGATGATGGTAACTTGAGTTTTAGCGCTAAAGATAATATGAAATCTTGGATTGTAGACCCTAACGACCCTATTACCCAAAGGGTTCAGGAAATGGCTAAGAAGTGTCATCAGGCTTTGGGCTGTCGCCATTACAGTTTATTTGATTTCCGCATCGACCCAGAAGAACAACCTTGGTTTTTAGAAGCCGGCTTGTATTGTTCTTTTGCTCCTAAAAGTGTAATTTCTTCAATGGCGAAAGCAGTAGAAATCCCTCTCAATGAGTTATTCATGACGCTCATTAATGAAACCTTGAGCAATAAAATAAAATAG
- a CDS encoding ATP-grasp domain-containing protein: protein MAQSISLSLAKSPGSSTGVWVKLVALFKTLGTLTLLLIALPFNALIVLISLLWGFVRSPFRQKAVVADHPQTILVSGAKMTKALQLARCFHAAGHRVILIEGHKYWLSGHRFSKAVSGFYTVPAPELDPLGYIQALVEIVKKEKVDVYVPVCSPVASYYDSLAKPALSEYCEVFHFDADVTKMLDDKFAFTDQARSLGLSVPKSFKITDHQQVINFDFSQETHKYILKNIAYDSVRRLNLTKLPCDTPEETAAFVNSLPISEENPWIMQEFIPGKELCTHSTVRDGELRLHCCSDSSAFQINYENVENPQIREWVQHFVKSLALTGQVSFDFIQAESGTVYAIECNPRTHSAITMFYNHPGVAEAYLGKTPLTDLTEPLANSKPTYWIYHEIWRLTGIRSWKQLQTSINTLAQGTDAVYQLDDPIPFLTLHHWQIPLLLLKNLQQLKGWVKIDFNIGKLVELGGD, encoded by the coding sequence ATGGCACAATCAATTTCTTTATCCCTGGCGAAATCTCCAGGGTCTTCAACGGGTGTTTGGGTAAAGTTAGTGGCTTTATTTAAGACTCTTGGCACTTTGACATTATTACTCATAGCTTTGCCGTTCAATGCTTTAATAGTATTGATATCTTTGTTGTGGGGTTTTGTGCGATCGCCTTTTAGACAAAAAGCTGTGGTCGCAGATCATCCGCAAACTATCTTGGTGAGTGGAGCCAAGATGACTAAAGCATTGCAACTGGCTCGCTGCTTCCATGCAGCCGGACACAGAGTGATTCTGATTGAAGGTCACAAATACTGGTTATCTGGGCATAGATTCTCCAAGGCTGTCAGTGGTTTTTATACAGTTCCCGCACCGGAATTAGACCCATTGGGCTATATCCAGGCTTTAGTAGAAATCGTTAAAAAGGAGAAAGTTGACGTTTACGTACCTGTATGCAGTCCTGTAGCTAGCTACTACGACTCTTTAGCAAAGCCTGCACTATCAGAATACTGCGAAGTTTTTCACTTTGATGCAGATGTCACCAAGATGCTGGATGATAAATTTGCCTTTACTGATCAGGCGCGATCGCTTGGTTTATCTGTCCCCAAATCCTTTAAAATTACAGATCACCAACAAGTGATCAATTTTGACTTTAGTCAAGAAACCCATAAATATATCTTAAAAAATATTGCTTACGATTCCGTTCGCCGCTTAAATTTAACCAAACTTCCCTGCGACACCCCAGAAGAAACAGCAGCCTTTGTCAACAGTTTACCCATCAGCGAAGAAAACCCTTGGATTATGCAAGAGTTCATTCCTGGTAAGGAGTTATGCACACATAGCACAGTGCGGGACGGAGAATTAAGATTACATTGCTGTTCAGACTCATCTGCCTTTCAAATCAACTATGAAAACGTCGAAAATCCCCAAATTCGGGAATGGGTGCAACACTTCGTTAAAAGTTTGGCACTAACTGGGCAAGTTTCTTTCGACTTTATCCAAGCTGAATCCGGTACAGTTTACGCCATTGAATGCAATCCCCGTACCCATTCAGCCATCACCATGTTCTACAATCATCCTGGTGTGGCAGAAGCCTATCTTGGCAAAACGCCCCTAACTGACCTCACCGAACCCCTAGCAAATAGCAAACCCACTTACTGGATATATCACGAAATCTGGCGATTAACTGGTATTCGTTCCTGGAAACAATTGCAAACTTCGATTAATACCCTAGCACAAGGCACTGATGCCGTTTACCAACTTGATGACCCCATACCATTTTTGACTTTGCATCACTGGCAGATTCCCTTACTTTTGCTAAAAAACCTGCAACAACTCAAAGGCTGGGTCAAAATAGACTTCAACATTGGCAAACTCGTAGAATTAGGTGGCGATTAA
- a CDS encoding O-methyltransferase, with protein MTSVMGKETARPITPHSILVAQLQKTLKLAQESHISPEILDSLRQGVELAAGLDPYLDDYTTPESSALKALAQKTSKEDWGKRFSDRETVRQLEQEMLSGHLEGQTLKMFVHMTKAKRILEVGMFTGYSALAMAEALPSDGVLIGCEVDPYVAQFAQDCFNASPHGKNIIVEVAPALETIHKLAARKESFDLIFIDADKKEYVEYFQTILEHQLLTPDGLICVDNTLLQGQVYLPAEQRTANGEAIAQFNRVVAADPRVEQVLLPIRDGVTLIRRVA; from the coding sequence ATGACTAGTGTTATGGGAAAAGAAACAGCTAGACCGATCACGCCACACAGCATTTTAGTAGCCCAGCTACAGAAAACTCTCAAATTAGCCCAAGAGAGTCACATTTCCCCGGAAATATTAGATTCTCTGCGTCAGGGAGTGGAATTAGCCGCAGGTTTAGATCCCTATTTGGATGATTACACCACCCCGGAATCGAGCGCATTAAAGGCATTGGCGCAAAAAACTAGCAAAGAAGACTGGGGAAAACGCTTCAGCGATCGCGAAACAGTGCGTCAATTAGAGCAGGAAATGCTCTCAGGACATCTGGAAGGACAGACATTAAAAATGTTTGTTCACATGACCAAAGCCAAGCGCATTCTAGAAGTGGGAATGTTCACAGGATATTCAGCTTTGGCAATGGCAGAAGCACTCCCCAGTGATGGGGTATTAATAGGTTGTGAAGTAGACCCCTATGTGGCTCAATTTGCTCAGGATTGCTTTAATGCGTCTCCTCACGGCAAAAATATCATTGTCGAGGTAGCACCAGCCTTAGAGACAATCCACAAGCTAGCAGCTAGAAAGGAATCATTTGATTTAATTTTCATCGATGCGGATAAAAAGGAGTATGTCGAATACTTCCAGACTATTTTGGAGCATCAGTTACTGACTCCCGATGGGTTAATCTGCGTCGATAATACTTTGTTGCAAGGACAAGTTTACCTCCCAGCCGAACAACGCACCGCCAACGGTGAAGCGATCGCTCAGTTCAATCGTGTTGTCGCCGCTGATCCTCGTGTGGAGCAAGTTTTGTTACCTATACGAGATGGTGTAACTCTGATTAGACGCGTCGCGTAA
- a CDS encoding sedoheptulose 7-phosphate cyclase — protein sequence MNKVQASFEATETAFHVEGYEKIDFSLVYVNGAFDIKNREIADSYAKFGRCLTVIDANVYELYGKQIRSYFKHYDIDLTVFPIIISETDKSLASFEKIVDAFSDFGLVRKEPVLVVGGGLITDVAGFACAAYRRKSNYIRVPTTLIGLIDAGVAIKVAVNHRKLKNRLGAYHAPLKVILDFSFLQTLPTSQVRNGMAELVKIAVVSNSQVFELLYEYGEQLLSTHFGQLNATPEIKEIAHTVNYEAIKTMLELETPNLHELDLDRVIAYGHSWSPTLELAPRVPLYHGHAVNIDMALSATIAAKRGYIPAGERDRILDLMNRIGLSLDHPLLDGDLLWDATESISLTRDGKQRAAMPRPIGECFFVNDLTREELDAALAEHKRLCAKYPRGGAGVDAYIESQEAKLLGV from the coding sequence ATGAATAAAGTGCAAGCATCGTTTGAAGCTACAGAAACTGCATTTCACGTGGAAGGTTACGAAAAAATTGATTTTAGTCTTGTCTATGTGAACGGTGCATTTGATATCAAAAACCGGGAAATTGCTGATAGTTACGCGAAATTCGGTCGCTGTCTCACTGTGATTGATGCCAATGTCTATGAACTTTATGGCAAGCAAATCAGGTCATATTTTAAGCACTATGACATTGATCTGACAGTATTTCCCATCATCATTTCTGAGACAGATAAAAGCCTTGCTAGCTTTGAAAAAATTGTTGATGCTTTTTCGGACTTTGGCTTAGTTCGTAAAGAACCAGTTTTAGTCGTCGGTGGTGGTCTAATTACTGATGTGGCTGGGTTTGCTTGCGCTGCTTACCGTCGCAAGAGCAATTACATTCGCGTTCCAACTACCTTGATTGGTTTAATTGATGCAGGTGTCGCAATTAAGGTAGCAGTTAATCATCGCAAGTTAAAAAATCGCTTGGGAGCATATCACGCACCTTTAAAAGTGATTCTAGATTTTTCATTTTTGCAGACCTTGCCAACTTCTCAAGTTCGCAACGGGATGGCAGAGTTAGTAAAAATTGCTGTAGTTTCTAACTCACAAGTGTTTGAACTGCTATACGAATATGGCGAACAACTGCTTTCGACTCACTTTGGACAGCTGAATGCGACACCGGAAATCAAAGAGATTGCCCATACAGTCAACTACGAAGCCATCAAAACTATGCTGGAGTTAGAGACTCCTAATTTGCATGAATTAGACTTGGATCGAGTGATTGCCTATGGACACAGTTGGAGTCCTACTCTAGAATTAGCGCCTCGTGTACCCCTCTATCATGGTCACGCGGTGAATATAGATATGGCTTTGTCTGCAACCATTGCGGCTAAACGTGGCTATATTCCTGCTGGGGAGCGCGATCGCATTCTAGACTTAATGAATCGTATCGGTTTATCTCTAGACCACCCGCTATTAGATGGCGATTTGCTCTGGGATGCTACAGAGTCTATTAGCCTGACACGAGATGGCAAACAACGCGCAGCTATGCCTCGTCCCATTGGTGAGTGCTTCTTTGTCAATGATTTGACCCGTGAGGAACTTGATGCGGCTTTGGCTGAACACAAACGTCTTTGTGCTAAATACCCTCGTGGTGGAGCAGGCGTTGACGCATACATTGAAAGTCAAGAAGCCAAGCTATTGGGGGTGTGA
- a CDS encoding STAS-like domain-containing protein has protein sequence MKHEILTLVGKNCITPGDGEKVYALVHPTLQADLPVELDFGGVEIFASPFFNFAIGQLLRDIQPEKLNRLLKVSNLNPVGKQILKLVINNSKRYYSDPDFRSRLDQVISEQANNL, from the coding sequence ATGAAACACGAAATCCTAACCCTAGTAGGCAAAAACTGTATTACACCCGGCGATGGAGAAAAGGTGTATGCTTTGGTTCATCCAACATTGCAAGCAGACCTACCTGTAGAACTGGACTTTGGAGGAGTGGAAATTTTTGCGTCTCCATTCTTCAACTTCGCTATTGGCCAATTACTCAGAGATATCCAACCAGAAAAGCTCAACCGCTTGTTGAAGGTTTCTAACCTCAATCCAGTTGGTAAGCAGATACTAAAATTAGTTATTAACAACTCAAAGCGTTACTACTCTGACCCTGATTTTCGTAGTAGATTAGACCAAGTAATCAGTGAACAGGCTAATAACCTTTAA
- a CDS encoding ATP-binding protein, producing the protein MSLTLQIPTVNDNLDDFDRLFQLWQQVSEDSLEVIFDFSKCWFLRPNAVAFLGGLIRLIESQGRKITFQEQTLHNKVKRNLQQNGFMYAVCQDIAPWQGNSIPYREDPKQNKDELVQYLAEQWLGRGWVHATQNLQKLIVATVLEIYANAFEHGLTDIGVFSCGQHYPELKELKLTVVDFGVGIPQNVRDFQKNAELPADQALKWAFQNGTTTRGGRVTGGIGLDYLKQFVHINQGKLQIFSHDGYAIIDENQEVYENRQTFFQGTLVNITLLCDESYYAAVIEPDDEPLF; encoded by the coding sequence ATGAGCCTGACTCTTCAAATTCCGACTGTCAACGATAACCTAGATGACTTTGATCGCTTGTTTCAACTTTGGCAACAAGTCAGCGAAGATTCCTTAGAAGTAATCTTTGACTTTTCCAAATGTTGGTTTCTACGACCAAACGCAGTAGCTTTTCTAGGTGGATTAATTCGTTTAATTGAATCACAAGGCAGAAAAATCACTTTTCAAGAACAGACTCTTCATAACAAAGTCAAAAGAAATCTGCAACAGAATGGGTTTATGTATGCCGTTTGCCAGGATATAGCACCTTGGCAGGGAAACTCTATTCCGTATCGAGAAGATCCAAAGCAAAATAAAGATGAGTTGGTTCAATACCTAGCCGAACAATGGCTAGGTAGAGGCTGGGTTCATGCCACTCAAAATTTGCAAAAGCTGATTGTGGCAACAGTTTTAGAAATTTATGCCAATGCTTTTGAACATGGACTGACAGATATAGGAGTATTTAGCTGCGGACAACATTATCCTGAACTGAAAGAACTTAAACTAACTGTAGTTGACTTTGGCGTAGGAATCCCTCAAAATGTGCGTGATTTTCAGAAAAATGCAGAATTGCCAGCAGATCAAGCATTGAAATGGGCTTTTCAAAACGGGACAACTACCAGGGGTGGACGAGTCACGGGTGGTATTGGTCTTGACTATTTAAAACAATTCGTTCATATAAATCAGGGAAAACTTCAAATTTTCAGCCATGATGGATATGCGATAATTGATGAAAACCAAGAAGTTTACGAAAATCGACAAACTTTTTTTCAAGGAACACTGGTAAACATTACACTCCTTTGCGACGAGTCATATTATGCTGCGGTCATTGAACCAGACGACGAGCCGTTATTTTAA
- the lipA gene encoding lipoyl synthase yields MTVKPDWLRVKAPQWERVGNVKEILRDLALNTVCEEASCPNIGECFQAGTATFLIMGPACTRACPYCDIDFEKKPQALDSTEPARLAEAVRRMKLNHVVITSVNRDDLPDGGASQFVRCIQAVRSVSPQTTIEVLIPDLCGNWNALEIILEAAPEVLNHNTETIERLYRRVRPQGNYDRTLELLQRSRQIAPWVYTKSGIMVGLGETDAEIRQAMQDLRSVDCDILTIGQYLQPGQKHLQVNDFITPEQFAAWQVFGTEIGFLQVVSSPLTRSSYHAEQVRELMQRYPRQVETQLLASEI; encoded by the coding sequence GTGACTGTTAAACCAGACTGGTTGCGAGTAAAAGCGCCTCAGTGGGAGCGCGTTGGTAACGTCAAAGAAATTTTACGGGATTTAGCACTCAATACAGTTTGCGAGGAAGCTTCCTGTCCGAATATTGGTGAGTGCTTTCAAGCCGGTACTGCCACATTTTTGATTATGGGGCCGGCTTGTACCCGTGCTTGTCCTTACTGTGATATTGATTTTGAGAAAAAACCCCAAGCTCTAGATTCCACAGAACCAGCACGACTGGCTGAGGCTGTGCGTCGAATGAAACTTAATCATGTGGTGATTACTTCTGTAAACCGGGATGATTTACCTGATGGTGGTGCTTCTCAGTTTGTGCGGTGTATTCAAGCCGTGCGGAGTGTCTCGCCTCAAACTACAATTGAGGTGCTAATTCCTGACTTGTGCGGTAATTGGAATGCTTTAGAAATAATTTTAGAAGCTGCGCCAGAGGTACTGAACCACAATACAGAAACAATTGAGCGCTTATATCGTCGGGTGCGTCCCCAAGGAAACTACGATCGCACTTTGGAATTATTGCAACGCTCTCGCCAAATAGCTCCTTGGGTATATACGAAATCAGGTATCATGGTCGGACTAGGTGAAACTGATGCCGAAATTCGCCAAGCTATGCAAGACTTACGCTCTGTAGATTGTGACATTTTGACCATTGGGCAGTACCTCCAACCCGGTCAAAAACACTTGCAAGTTAATGACTTTATTACCCCCGAACAATTTGCAGCTTGGCAGGTCTTCGGTACAGAAATCGGATTTTTACAAGTTGTTTCCTCACCCTTGACAAGAAGCTCATATCATGCAGAGCAAGTCAGGGAATTAATGCAACGCTACCCCCGTCAGGTAGAGACGCAATTGCTCGCGTCTGAGATTTAA
- a CDS encoding NAD(P)H-dependent glycerol-3-phosphate dehydrogenase, which translates to MQKTTIAILGAGAWGLALADLASANGHQVRVWSRRGTANLAAVVQDAQIILSAISMKGVSDVVCQVKSCPLSPKTIFVTATKGLDPKTTCTPSQIWQTAFPHHPVVVLSGPNLSKEIQQSLPAATVAASNDTAAAELVQLVFSSPHFRVYTNPDPLGVELGGTLKNIMAIASGVCDGLHLGTNAKAALVTRGLTEIVRIGQSWGAKTETFYGLSGLGDLLATCNSPLSRNYQVGYQMAGGKTLTEILANLPGTAEGVNTCQVLVQRAKQHSIAIPITEQVYRLLEGEITPRQALSELMLRDTKAEYNC; encoded by the coding sequence GTGCAAAAAACTACCATAGCAATTCTGGGTGCAGGTGCGTGGGGTCTAGCTTTAGCAGATTTGGCGAGTGCAAACGGCCATCAGGTGCGTGTGTGGTCACGTAGAGGAACAGCAAATCTGGCAGCAGTTGTGCAAGATGCCCAAATCATCTTGTCGGCTATCTCGATGAAAGGGGTAAGTGATGTTGTCTGTCAAGTCAAATCTTGTCCCCTTTCCCCAAAAACAATTTTTGTCACTGCGACAAAAGGCTTAGATCCCAAAACGACCTGTACACCCTCGCAAATTTGGCAAACAGCATTTCCACATCATCCAGTAGTGGTTTTATCTGGGCCAAATTTATCGAAAGAAATTCAACAATCTTTACCAGCTGCAACGGTAGCAGCCAGCAATGACACGGCTGCGGCTGAACTTGTGCAGCTGGTATTTTCTTCTCCTCATTTTCGGGTATATACCAATCCTGATCCTCTAGGGGTGGAACTAGGGGGGACATTAAAAAATATAATGGCGATCGCATCGGGTGTGTGTGATGGGTTACATCTGGGAACCAATGCTAAAGCTGCTTTAGTCACCCGTGGACTCACAGAAATAGTCCGCATTGGCCAGAGTTGGGGTGCAAAGACGGAAACATTTTATGGTTTATCAGGTCTAGGAGATTTGTTAGCAACTTGCAATAGTCCTCTGAGTCGCAATTACCAAGTTGGTTACCAAATGGCTGGTGGTAAAACACTTACAGAAATTCTGGCAAACTTACCAGGAACCGCTGAAGGTGTCAATACTTGCCAAGTGTTAGTCCAAAGAGCCAAACAACACAGTATTGCTATCCCCATTACTGAGCAAGTTTATCGCTTACTTGAAGGTGAAATCACACCTCGACAAGCACTCTCAGAACTGATGCTAAGAGATACCAAGGCAGAATACAACTGTTAA
- the sigC gene encoding RNA polymerase sigma factor SigC — protein sequence MPATSFYADAASNTKKSHPEMEEELIIDDGELSADDIQELEVAAVDPANFAANNNRRSTDLVRLYLQEIGRVRLLGRDEEVSEAQKVQRYLRMRTVLADAAKQGDEVIAPFLKLVQVQERLTSELGHRPSLERWATTAGIELADLKPTLANGKRRWAEIAKLTVEELEQVQSQGLRAKEHMIKANLRLVVSVAKKYQNRGLELLDLVQEGTLGLERAVEKFDPTKGYRFSTYAYWWIRQGITRAIATSSRTIRLPVHITEKLNKIKKAQRKIAQEKGRTPTLEDLAIELEMTPIQVREVLLRVPRSVSLETKVGKDKDTELGELLETDCVTPEEMLMRESLQKDLHSLLADLTSRERDVILMRFGLSDGHPYSLAEIGRALDLSRERVRQIESKALQKLRQPKRRNLIRDYLESLS from the coding sequence ATGCCAGCAACATCTTTTTACGCAGATGCCGCTTCCAATACCAAAAAGTCCCACCCGGAAATGGAAGAAGAACTCATTATTGATGATGGTGAGTTGTCGGCAGATGATATCCAAGAATTGGAAGTAGCTGCTGTTGACCCTGCTAACTTTGCTGCGAACAATAACCGTCGTAGTACAGATTTAGTACGTCTATATCTTCAGGAAATTGGGCGAGTTCGGCTTCTAGGGCGCGATGAAGAAGTTTCCGAAGCACAAAAAGTCCAACGCTACTTGCGGATGCGGACTGTACTTGCCGACGCGGCCAAGCAAGGGGATGAAGTCATTGCACCATTTCTCAAACTAGTTCAAGTTCAGGAGCGTCTGACATCGGAACTGGGACATCGCCCGTCTTTGGAAAGGTGGGCTACTACTGCTGGTATAGAACTGGCGGATCTCAAACCTACTTTAGCAAATGGCAAGCGTCGCTGGGCGGAAATTGCTAAATTAACAGTAGAAGAACTAGAGCAAGTGCAATCCCAAGGACTTCGTGCCAAAGAACACATGATCAAGGCGAATCTGCGCTTGGTCGTGTCGGTTGCTAAGAAGTATCAAAATCGCGGTTTAGAATTATTAGATTTAGTTCAAGAAGGGACTTTAGGCTTAGAACGAGCCGTAGAAAAATTTGACCCGACTAAGGGATATCGCTTTAGCACTTACGCTTATTGGTGGATTCGTCAGGGAATTACGCGAGCGATCGCTACTTCTAGTCGCACAATTCGCTTACCTGTTCATATTACAGAAAAGCTGAATAAAATTAAAAAAGCTCAACGCAAAATTGCTCAAGAAAAAGGTCGCACTCCCACCTTAGAAGATTTAGCAATTGAGTTAGAAATGACACCAATTCAAGTGCGAGAAGTGTTGCTCAGAGTACCGCGTTCCGTCTCTCTGGAAACAAAAGTAGGCAAAGATAAAGACACTGAGTTAGGGGAATTACTAGAAACCGACTGTGTAACCCCAGAAGAGATGTTAATGCGAGAATCTTTACAAAAAGACTTGCATAGTCTGTTGGCAGATTTAACTAGCCGTGAGCGTGATGTCATTCTCATGCGCTTTGGTTTGTCTGATGGTCATCCTTACTCCTTAGCCGAAATTGGTCGCGCTCTTGATTTGTCACGAGAACGAGTTCGTCAAATTGAATCGAAAGCTTTACAAAAGCTCCGCCAACCCAAACGACGCAATCTGATCCGCGATTATTTAGAATCTCTGAGTTAG